In one Streptomyces marincola genomic region, the following are encoded:
- a CDS encoding polysaccharide deacetylase family protein: protein MYHSIAYTAYDPYKITVSPDRLHSQLTWLRRRGLRGVSVGELLRARAAGRAERLVGLTFDDGYRDFLDTALPLLRAHGCTATVFVLPGRLHGSNAWDPDGPRKRLLNADGIKEVAAAGMEIGSHGMTHVTLRGADDEVLDHEVANSRRRLTDLTGVPVQGFCYPYGQLDRRAVAAVEAAGYGYACAISPGRATGQFALPRIHVGEHDGPLRLRLKRALHPVRRRRVPPLPAPAAPAEPLEAR from the coding sequence ATGTACCACTCGATCGCCTACACGGCGTACGACCCCTACAAGATCACCGTCAGCCCCGACCGGCTGCACAGCCAGCTCACGTGGCTGCGGCGGCGCGGCCTGCGCGGCGTGTCCGTCGGCGAACTCCTGCGGGCCCGCGCCGCAGGCCGCGCCGAACGCCTGGTCGGCCTCACCTTCGACGACGGGTACCGCGACTTCCTCGACACCGCGCTGCCGCTGCTGCGCGCGCACGGCTGCACGGCGACCGTCTTCGTGCTCCCCGGGCGGCTGCACGGCAGCAACGCGTGGGACCCGGATGGGCCTCGCAAACGTTTGCTGAACGCCGATGGCATCAAGGAGGTCGCCGCGGCTGGCATGGAGATCGGCTCGCACGGCATGACGCACGTGACGCTGCGCGGCGCCGACGACGAGGTGCTCGACCACGAGGTCGCGAACAGCCGGCGGCGGCTGACCGACCTCACCGGCGTTCCGGTGCAAGGGTTCTGCTACCCGTACGGCCAGCTGGACCGGCGTGCCGTGGCCGCCGTCGAGGCGGCGGGCTACGGCTACGCCTGCGCGATCAGCCCGGGGCGCGCGACCGGGCAGTTCGCGCTGCCGCGTATTCACGTCGGCGAACACGATGGGCCGCTGCGGCTGCGTCTGAAGCGCGCGCTGCACCCCGTGCGCCGCCGCCGGGTGCCGCCGCTGCCCGCGCCGGCGGCGCCGGCCGAGCCGCTGGAGGCGAGGTGA
- a CDS encoding glycosyltransferase: MTARYAPAAGPPRALHVITGLGTGGAERQLRALLRRLPVACDVVTLTHPGVVARELRADGVRVAHLGMEGNGDTGAALRLARLIRRGRYDLVHTHLYRACVYGRVAARLAGVRAVVATEHSLGQDRIEGRALNPANRALYLATERLGAATVAVSGAVAGRLRAWGVPERRIHVVPNGIEPARFRFDAAARRAVRGRLGLPGHAVVVGGVGRLVPGKRFDVLLRALARLPEHVWLVLAGAGPERASLDALAVRLGVARRVVFAGDVGDVAGVLSAMDVFVSPSVEETFGLAVVEALASGLPVLHVTCPAVDELPRGEAPGARRTGASPGELAGALGAELALGVRRLPVPRAVERYGMGQAADRLLGVYRAVRREAGTAGWPGSCGGTGASGAFETFGRVGPVAVPGGGAAEWTGEAEWTREGVSG, from the coding sequence GTGACCGCGCGGTACGCCCCGGCGGCTGGCCCGCCGCGCGCGCTGCACGTCATCACCGGGCTCGGCACGGGAGGCGCGGAACGCCAGCTGCGCGCGCTGCTGCGCCGCCTCCCGGTGGCCTGCGACGTGGTCACGCTCACCCACCCGGGCGTCGTCGCGCGAGAGTTGCGCGCCGACGGGGTGCGCGTGGCGCACCTGGGGATGGAGGGCAACGGCGACACGGGCGCCGCGCTGCGTCTTGCGCGGCTGATCCGGCGGGGGCGCTACGACCTGGTGCACACCCACCTGTACCGCGCGTGCGTGTACGGGCGGGTCGCGGCGCGGCTGGCCGGCGTGCGGGCCGTGGTGGCCACCGAGCACTCGCTGGGGCAGGACCGCATCGAGGGCCGGGCGTTGAACCCGGCGAACCGGGCGCTGTACCTGGCGACGGAACGGCTCGGCGCGGCGACCGTCGCGGTGTCGGGCGCGGTGGCGGGGCGGCTGCGGGCCTGGGGGGTGCCGGAGCGGCGGATCCACGTGGTGCCGAACGGCATCGAGCCGGCCCGCTTCCGTTTCGACGCCGCCGCGCGCCGTGCCGTGCGCGGCCGACTCGGGCTGCCGGGGCACGCCGTGGTGGTGGGCGGCGTCGGCCGGCTGGTGCCGGGCAAGCGGTTCGACGTGCTGCTGCGGGCGCTGGCCCGGCTGCCGGAGCACGTGTGGCTGGTCCTGGCCGGGGCGGGTCCTGAACGCGCCTCGCTCGACGCGCTCGCGGTGCGCCTCGGCGTGGCGCGGCGCGTGGTGTTCGCGGGGGACGTGGGCGATGTGGCGGGGGTGCTGTCCGCGATGGACGTGTTCGTGTCGCCTTCGGTCGAGGAGACGTTCGGCCTCGCCGTGGTGGAGGCGCTGGCGTCGGGGCTTCCCGTGCTGCACGTGACGTGCCCGGCCGTGGACGAACTGCCGCGCGGCGAGGCGCCGGGCGCCCGGCGGACCGGTGCCTCGCCGGGCGAACTCGCGGGCGCGCTCGGGGCCGAACTCGCCCTCGGCGTGCGGCGGCTGCCGGTGCCGCGCGCGGTGGAGCGCTACGGCATGGGGCAGGCGGCCGACCGGCTGCTCGGCGTGTACCGGGCCGTGCGGCGCGAGGCCGGGACCGCCGGGTGGCCCGGATCGTGCGGGGGGACGGGGGCGTCGGGGGCGTTCGAAACGTTCGGTCGGGTCGGGCCGGTGGCGGTTCCGGGCGGCGGGGCGGCCGAGTGGACCGGGGAAGCCGAGTGGACCAGGGAAGGAGTGAGCGGGTGA
- a CDS encoding lipopolysaccharide biosynthesis protein gives MGRLRAWAAGLPGWWPAVLGLLLGLLAGAGHALWADREYAAEASVVVTAEDPAEAVGFAQSYGRLATGDAVLRTAQTDAGVTAGTLRTRVRAGTSPDAPVIGITGTGPRPQDAARAAGAVARALVAHTEAAGEATGVRVVPLTEAALPTAAASPVPWLSVALGGCAGAVAGGAAVLARGGGPRPIRPRLGRGAFGRGGPVLVTPVLGTVVPSAVAGPGSVPVGELTGAPAAGASAAGTGRGAAPG, from the coding sequence ATGGGGCGACTGCGCGCCTGGGCGGCCGGGCTGCCCGGCTGGTGGCCCGCGGTGCTCGGCCTGCTGCTCGGGCTGCTCGCGGGCGCGGGGCACGCGCTGTGGGCGGACCGCGAGTACGCGGCCGAGGCGTCGGTGGTCGTGACCGCAGAAGACCCGGCGGAGGCGGTCGGCTTCGCCCAGTCCTACGGGCGGCTCGCGACCGGTGACGCGGTGCTGCGCACCGCGCAGACGGACGCGGGGGTTACGGCGGGAACGCTGCGCACCCGGGTGCGCGCCGGTACGTCGCCCGACGCGCCGGTCATCGGGATCACCGGGACCGGGCCGCGCCCGCAGGACGCGGCCAGGGCGGCGGGCGCGGTGGCGCGCGCCCTGGTCGCGCACACCGAGGCGGCGGGCGAGGCCACCGGGGTGCGGGTGGTGCCGCTGACCGAGGCGGCGCTGCCCACGGCGGCGGCGTCGCCGGTGCCGTGGCTCTCGGTGGCGCTCGGCGGCTGCGCGGGCGCGGTGGCCGGCGGCGCGGCGGTCCTGGCGCGCGGCGGGGGGCCGCGGCCGATCCGGCCGCGCCTGGGGCGCGGTGCGTTCGGGCGCGGCGGACCCGTGCTGGTCACGCCCGTGCTCGGCACGGTGGTTCCCTCGGCGGTGGCCGGCCCCGGGTCGGTGCCGGTCGGGGAACTGACCGGGGCCCCGGCCGCGGGTGCCTCGGCCGCCGGGACGGGCCGCGGGGCCGCGCCGGGGTGA
- a CDS encoding SDR family oxidoreductase, with product MTARTVIISGGGTGIGLATARCFDRDGDTTVLIGRRAEVVERAAAGLDHAVALPADLTDAAEVARAATAIADRFGTVDVLVHGAGGNGGLEPRPATEDRLAATAHDWALNFRTNTLSAVLLTEALRDRLASPGGRVLFLSSIAAYRGSGSPAYAASKAALHPYAYALAAALGPRGVTVNLVAPGYVDDTEFFGANMTPERRAARIDETMTGRAGAPGDVAETLHWLASHAAGHITAQTIQVNGGAERGH from the coding sequence ATGACGGCACGCACAGTGATCATCAGCGGCGGGGGCACCGGGATCGGCCTGGCGACCGCCCGCTGCTTCGACCGCGACGGCGACACGACCGTCCTGATCGGCCGCCGCGCCGAGGTCGTCGAACGCGCGGCGGCCGGCCTCGACCACGCGGTCGCGCTCCCCGCCGACCTGACGGACGCGGCCGAGGTCGCCCGCGCCGCCACCGCCATCGCCGACCGCTTCGGCACGGTCGACGTCCTGGTGCACGGCGCGGGCGGCAACGGCGGACTCGAACCCCGCCCCGCCACGGAGGACAGGCTCGCCGCGACCGCCCACGACTGGGCCCTGAACTTCCGCACCAACACCCTGTCCGCCGTCCTGCTCACCGAGGCCCTGCGCGACCGGCTCGCCTCGCCGGGCGGCCGGGTCCTCTTCCTCAGCTCCATCGCCGCCTACCGCGGCTCGGGCTCCCCCGCCTACGCCGCGAGCAAGGCCGCGCTGCACCCGTACGCCTACGCCCTCGCCGCCGCCCTCGGCCCCCGGGGCGTCACCGTGAACCTGGTGGCGCCCGGCTACGTCGACGACACGGAGTTCTTCGGCGCGAACATGACGCCCGAACGCCGCGCGGCCCGGATCGACGAGACCATGACCGGCCGCGCCGGCGCCCCAGGGGACGTCGCCGAGACGCTGCACTGGCTCGCCTCCCACGCGGCCGGTCACATCACCGCCCAGACGATCCAGGTCAACGGCGGGGCGGAACGCGGCCACTGA
- a CDS encoding GAF domain-containing sensor histidine kinase, giving the protein MEAMPRLLQAMEAIGGDIEPGALLDRIVTTAADLAGTRYAALAVLGEDGETIGRFVTHGTDHPAGAERLIRTLLDGGRPHPDAPGTLCVPVLVHGARFGALLLADKTDGLFTPADRQLLAILAGEAGIAIGNARLHEAVRQQARWMDGSFEVSTALLSAEDDEDAGNALAVVAEQARRLAGAATGAVLEPGRDGGLEVVAASSAGAARLIGATVPAGSPAVHRVLAGEPVFIDDPATDTEPVTGLVPHPGPSMLLPLADDGTALGALSLTRAEGAAPYSVPERALATQFAQQAALALVVARARRDRELLAVLADRDRIARDLHDLVIQRIFAVGMSLESARRATPSQDLRDRIDSATRELDATIQEIRTAIFALRQPPEDAPAGLRARVLRETASAARTLGFTPSATFTGPVDNAVGEVASRNLLAALREALSNAARHAHASRVEVAVDATAHLPDGRGAVRLTVADDGVGLPPGATRRSGLANLADRAEALGGSAGTGTGLGGRGTEVTWQVPR; this is encoded by the coding sequence ATGGAGGCCATGCCCCGGCTGCTCCAGGCCATGGAGGCCATCGGCGGCGACATCGAGCCCGGCGCCCTGCTGGACCGCATCGTCACGACCGCGGCCGACCTGGCGGGCACCCGGTACGCGGCACTCGCCGTGCTCGGCGAGGACGGCGAGACCATCGGCCGGTTCGTCACCCACGGCACCGACCACCCCGCGGGCGCGGAACGGCTGATCCGCACCCTGCTCGACGGCGGCAGGCCGCACCCGGACGCGCCCGGCACCCTGTGCGTCCCGGTCCTGGTGCACGGCGCGCGGTTCGGCGCGCTGCTGCTCGCGGACAAGACCGACGGCCTGTTCACCCCCGCCGACCGGCAACTCCTCGCGATCCTGGCCGGCGAGGCGGGCATCGCCATCGGCAACGCCCGCCTGCACGAGGCGGTCAGGCAGCAGGCCCGCTGGATGGACGGCAGCTTCGAGGTGTCCACGGCCCTGCTCTCCGCCGAGGACGACGAGGACGCGGGCAACGCGCTCGCCGTGGTCGCCGAGCAGGCCAGACGCCTGGCCGGGGCCGCGACCGGAGCCGTGCTCGAACCGGGCCGCGACGGCGGCCTCGAAGTGGTCGCCGCGTCGTCGGCCGGCGCCGCCCGCCTCATCGGCGCCACGGTCCCGGCCGGCAGCCCGGCCGTGCACCGCGTGCTCGCGGGCGAACCCGTCTTCATCGACGACCCGGCGACCGACACGGAACCCGTCACGGGCCTCGTGCCGCACCCGGGCCCGAGCATGCTGCTGCCCCTCGCCGACGACGGAACGGCCCTCGGCGCGCTGTCCCTGACCCGCGCCGAGGGCGCCGCGCCCTACTCGGTGCCGGAACGCGCCCTGGCCACCCAGTTCGCCCAGCAGGCCGCGCTCGCCCTGGTCGTCGCGCGGGCCCGCCGCGACCGCGAACTGCTCGCCGTGCTCGCCGACCGCGACCGCATCGCCCGCGACCTGCACGACCTGGTGATCCAGCGCATCTTCGCCGTCGGCATGAGCCTGGAGAGCGCCCGCCGCGCCACCCCGTCCCAGGACCTGCGCGACCGCATCGACTCCGCGACCCGCGAACTCGACGCCACCATCCAGGAGATCCGCACCGCGATCTTCGCGCTGCGCCAGCCGCCCGAGGACGCCCCCGCCGGGCTGCGCGCCCGCGTGCTGCGCGAGACCGCGTCCGCCGCCCGCACGCTGGGGTTCACCCCGTCGGCCACGTTCACCGGGCCCGTGGACAACGCCGTCGGCGAGGTCGCCTCCCGCAACCTGCTCGCCGCGCTCCGCGAAGCCCTGTCCAACGCGGCCCGCCACGCGCACGCCTCGCGCGTCGAGGTCGCCGTCGACGCCACGGCCCACCTGCCGGACGGCCGCGGCGCGGTGCGGCTCACCGTCGCGGACGACGGGGTCGGCCTGCCGCCGGGCGCCACGCGCCGCAGCGGCCTGGCCAACCTCGCCGACCGCGCGGAAGCGCTCGGCGGCTCGGCCGGCACCGGCACCGGCCTCGGCGGCCGGGGCACCGAGGTCACCTGGCAGGTGCCCAGGTGA